One genomic segment of bacterium includes these proteins:
- a CDS encoding T9SS type A sorting domain-containing protein, protein MGFYVVSPTSTTRCKGNVIRGNRIGSETDSLITYGIQVTHSENSIIENNIIQNLKVTISGADQLTAGIVSVVGSNDIIRSNVISNLRGISGFTTSGIALYGIAGGQGNNSYVYNNMIYDIHSVSTQTNSRVAGIQVQYQNNPKIYYNSVYLSGTGEIQLGSAALYIFSNVTNADVKNNIFVNTRDESPYCGSAIYDYGSANLTSDYNDLYYDNTNNNNCLVRIGSTDYHTLADWQATGKDLHSYVEMPHFISPTDLHIDEGTATYLESRGTPIAEVLTDIDGDVRDNDSTDIGADEFDGIVGVENEETLPTEFALEQNYPNPFNPNTTFRYSIPKQSKVVIKLFDILGNEIATLLDEEKSVGTYELMWNAQNLSSGIYFYQLKAGEFTQTRKMLLLK, encoded by the coding sequence ATGGGATTTTATGTAGTTTCTCCTACTTCAACTACAAGATGTAAGGGGAATGTCATCAGGGGAAATAGAATAGGATCGGAGACAGATAGCTTAATCACTTACGGCATTCAGGTTACTCATAGTGAAAATTCGATTATTGAAAATAATATAATTCAAAATTTGAAAGTGACAATCAGCGGAGCAGACCAATTAACGGCGGGAATAGTCTCAGTCGTAGGTTCTAATGATATTATCAGAAGCAATGTTATTAGCAATCTTAGAGGAATTTCTGGTTTTACTACCTCCGGTATAGCATTATATGGTATCGCCGGCGGTCAGGGAAATAATAGCTATGTATATAATAATATGATATATGATATTCATAGTGTATCAACTCAGACAAACAGCAGAGTAGCTGGCATACAGGTACAATATCAGAATAATCCAAAGATCTATTATAACTCGGTTTACTTATCTGGCACTGGAGAAATCCAGCTTGGTTCCGCTGCGCTTTATATTTTTAGCAATGTTACAAATGCAGATGTAAAGAACAACATTTTTGTAAATACAAGAGATGAATCACCATATTGTGGGTCAGCAATTTATGATTATGGTTCTGCAAACCTAACTTCAGATTATAACGATCTTTACTATGATAATACTAATAATAACAATTGTCTGGTTAGAATCGGAAGCACAGATTATCACACACTTGCAGATTGGCAAGCAACAGGGAAAGATCTTCACAGCTATGTTGAAATGCCGCACTTTATTTCACCAACTGATTTACATATTGATGAAGGTACTGCAACTTATCTTGAATCACGAGGAACTCCAATTGCAGAAGTATTAACAGATATTGATGGAGATGTCAGAGATAATGATTCAACTGATATCGGTGCAGATGAATTTGATGGAATAGTTGGTGTTGAAAATGAGGAAACACTTCCAACGGAATTTGCTCTTGAGCAAAATTATCCAAATCCGTTTAATCCAAATACAACATTCAGATACTCAATACCAAAACAGTCAAAAGTTGTAATAAAATTATTTGATATACTCGGAAATGAAATCGCAACATTGTTGGATGAAGAAAAATCTGTTGGCACATACGAGCTGATGTGGAATGCACAGAATCTCTCGAGCGGTATTTACTTCTATCAACTTAAAGCAGGAGAATTTACCCAAACAAGAAAAATGTTATTGCTGAAATAA
- a CDS encoding M28 family peptidase, with protein sequence MKKFLLFLCLLILCSSTLLGQDEYPRPLEEVDVSQIWHSTPGVIPENNMMYDPIVSDIINQTNLDSLVSYVRILSGEDSVWIGSTKVLIQNRGSSGGDLAADYLIQKLASYNLEIYDQIYSSTGRNVYAMQEGYLYPEQQYIICAHYDAVDVYCADDNATGVAAVIEAARILSKYDFKYTLIYALWDEEEIGLVGSNYYASQASSNQDDIQGVLNMDMLAWDGNNDNLLDIHTQNTGNSNDLANLMVVVNYLYGLSLNPVIYNPGTWQSDHSSFWNHGYGAILLIEAYYGGDLNPYYHSIDDRIDKFNLSYFHNLSKLSIGTISSLLEATQDTLLASITPDLGYQTYPVNVQIKGVNTHFQEGTGTEQVWFSMDQETILADNFNVNSNTLLSAQFQIPATAAIGLWDVIVECSIDGIISKAEAFEILPPPAIIVVQPDSIVVGVLPGSTKTKILTISNEGETDLNFNIIGGFSSTNYALLYDGMDDYVEVPDNPELSAIGSFFTLEFWIKIDSYPNIQREVLGKWGNGYIEDDEYAICIDPSGILGIGISGNTGQTIKAEVFSDPIQPQIWKHITVVFDANISSLKVYGDGILEGEANTNTIIMDRDTDQSFFIGAYDFSWSFFKGLLDDVRICNVARTQSDIQEDMYQQLSGSETGLLGYWQFNEGTGDITSDKTVNANNGSLFGGVQWTTSSAPLMPGWFFTSTDSGICSPHTSMDIELLFDATEVDTRDYHASIIVKNNDPFTPSVVVPIHMIVSSSVGIEDGLNNPLVFNLEQNYPNPFNPSTTIKYSIPMLSKVKLTLFNLLGEEVTTLVNEEKIAGNYSIEFNATLLPSGVYFYQLRAGEYTAVKKMILLK encoded by the coding sequence ATGAAAAAGTTTTTACTTTTTTTGTGCTTACTTATTTTGTGTTCGTCGACACTGCTTGGACAAGATGAATATCCACGTCCTCTAGAAGAAGTAGACGTCTCACAAATCTGGCATTCCACTCCCGGAGTGATTCCTGAAAATAATATGATGTATGATCCGATTGTATCTGACATCATAAATCAAACAAACCTTGATTCACTCGTCTCTTATGTTCGTATTCTTTCAGGAGAAGATTCAGTATGGATAGGCAGTACAAAAGTATTGATACAGAATCGTGGAAGCAGCGGAGGTGATCTGGCTGCTGATTATCTTATTCAAAAGCTCGCATCATATAACCTTGAAATATATGATCAAATTTATAGCAGCACCGGAAGAAATGTGTATGCAATGCAAGAGGGTTATCTATATCCTGAGCAACAATATATCATCTGTGCACACTATGATGCAGTAGATGTCTATTGTGCTGATGATAATGCCACTGGTGTTGCTGCAGTAATAGAAGCTGCGAGGATTCTGTCAAAATATGATTTCAAGTACACGCTTATCTATGCACTCTGGGATGAAGAGGAAATTGGTTTAGTCGGAAGCAATTATTATGCATCGCAGGCATCATCGAATCAGGATGATATACAGGGAGTATTGAATATGGATATGTTAGCCTGGGATGGAAATAATGATAACCTTCTCGACATTCACACACAGAACACAGGCAACTCAAACGATCTTGCGAACCTGATGGTTGTAGTTAATTACTTGTATGGATTGTCACTTAATCCTGTAATCTATAATCCGGGCACCTGGCAGAGTGATCACTCTTCTTTCTGGAATCACGGATATGGTGCTATACTTCTTATTGAAGCTTATTATGGTGGTGATCTAAATCCATATTATCATAGTATAGATGATCGAATAGACAAATTCAATCTATCTTACTTTCATAATTTAAGTAAGCTTTCGATTGGTACTATTTCATCGTTGCTTGAGGCAACGCAAGACACACTCCTTGCTTCTATTACACCAGATCTTGGATATCAAACATATCCAGTAAATGTTCAGATCAAAGGAGTGAACACACACTTTCAGGAAGGAACAGGAACAGAGCAAGTTTGGTTCTCAATGGATCAGGAAACAATCTTAGCAGATAATTTTAATGTAAACAGCAACACATTATTGAGTGCACAATTTCAAATACCGGCTACAGCAGCAATCGGTTTGTGGGATGTAATTGTAGAATGTTCAATTGATGGAATTATTTCCAAGGCAGAAGCATTTGAGATTCTTCCACCACCAGCGATAATAGTTGTTCAACCTGATTCAATTGTTGTTGGTGTATTGCCCGGTTCAACTAAAACAAAAATATTAACAATCAGTAATGAAGGAGAAACGGATCTAAATTTTAATATCATCGGTGGATTTAGCTCAACTAATTATGCACTGTTGTACGATGGTATGGATGATTATGTCGAAGTGCCCGATAATCCAGAACTTAGTGCCATCGGATCATTTTTTACTCTTGAATTCTGGATAAAAATAGACTCGTACCCAAATATTCAACGAGAAGTATTAGGAAAATGGGGTAATGGATATATAGAAGATGATGAATACGCTATATGCATCGACCCATCTGGAATTCTCGGTATAGGTATTTCAGGTAATACAGGTCAAACTATTAAAGCAGAAGTGTTTTCTGACCCTATTCAACCACAAATCTGGAAGCACATCACAGTAGTATTTGATGCTAATATTAGTTCATTAAAAGTTTATGGAGATGGAATATTAGAGGGAGAAGCGAATACAAATACGATTATTATGGACCGGGATACTGATCAATCATTTTTTATTGGCGCTTATGATTTTTCATGGTCTTTCTTTAAAGGTTTACTTGATGATGTCAGGATTTGCAATGTTGCAAGAACTCAAAGTGATATTCAGGAAGATATGTATCAGCAATTATCAGGAAGTGAAACAGGTTTACTTGGTTACTGGCAATTCAATGAAGGAACAGGTGATATTACATCCGATAAAACAGTAAATGCCAACAATGGTTCACTTTTCGGTGGTGTGCAGTGGACTACTTCCTCAGCACCATTAATGCCTGGCTGGTTTTTCACGAGTACAGATTCTGGAATCTGTTCTCCACACACATCAATGGATATTGAACTGCTCTTTGATGCAACCGAAGTTGATACCAGAGATTACCACGCTTCAATAATTGTAAAAAATAATGATCCTTTTACACCATCTGTTGTAGTTCCAATTCATATGATAGTTTCATCGTCCGTTGGAATTGAGGATGGATTAAATAATCCACTGGTTTTCAATCTTGAGCAAAATTATCCAAACCCGTTCAATCCCAGTACAACGATAAAATACTCAATACCGATGTTAAGCAAAGTTAAGTTAACACTCTTCAATTTGCTGGGTGAAGAAGTAACGACTTTAGTGAATGAAGAAAAAATTGCGGGAAATTATTCTATTGAATTCAACGCAACATTACTGCCAAGCGGTGTTTATTTCTATCAATTGCGTGCGGGTGAATATACAGCAGTGAAGAAAATGATATTGTTGAAATAA
- a CDS encoding choice-of-anchor D domain-containing protein, which translates to MLSYTKSRNAGKTSLQTLFFFLIAVQICFAQAPVISVTPDSLIEDLLSGKTSEQTLTIFNNGSSDLTFEINVRDNFELFLLNSTDDYSIVSSTDPLEVANIPVTDYKSYSGNSSSTGKTFLLEKNEKIYEDKSLAGGLKILLITCGGMPSEIKDALLSFPDIQQVDIFDASGSTPTINQLLPYHTVIAMDNTPYSDPVELGNILADYVDAGRGLILTVATFASGWEITGRLLEDEYFPFNIGYGPVGGATLGTFNPTHPIMQGVTSAYGDLLVDLTVANGAELVASWDTGWPFVATKGKNVVAVNIYVTEPGYWTGDIPLLLHNAAFWAGSCRWLSAEPDNGTITAGSSMDITMKFNAAGLTGGEYNANIKISSNDPVTPELIVPAHLSITDAPAIWTNTDNINFGEVFLGVSDTFYLEVRNIGSQDLLIINSAIQPTEYTVSPAFAGIDPGGSEIFTISFLPTQAGNYPGTLTLTNNDPLYDNYVVDLSGQGVEPPIIVVSPDSLVVGVLPGSTRTKILTISNQGESNLYFNIIGGFSSTNYALQFDGVDDLVEVQDNASLDISTELTIEAWAKVDYQQFYTNPAIVCKYIHPISGYSLNLFSYINNPMTLEFRDLNSNWCYVSSLTTGLNDFTWHHFAGTFDGVKLRIYIDGILDNTSPDYVTSILSNDLNLAIGGVVNIQQWFNGFIDEVRIWNVARSQLEIQNSMYKQLNNIEPGLVAYWQFDEGTGTITYDKTANANNGTLNGGVQWTDVAPLLQPGWFLMSTDSGVCLPHTSMDIELLFNATELDTGDYYAAVIVKSNDPFTPSVIVPIHMKVSTSVGVGDGLNTPMVFNLDQNYPNPFNPNTTIKYSIPELSKVKLTLFNLLGEEITTLVNEEKVAGNYSIEFSAASLPSGVYFYRIQAGSFVDTKKMILIK; encoded by the coding sequence ATGTTGAGTTATACGAAATCCCGCAACGCGGGAAAAACTTCTCTACAAACTTTGTTTTTCTTTTTAATTGCTGTGCAGATTTGTTTTGCACAAGCACCAGTAATTTCAGTCACACCGGACTCTTTAATCGAAGATTTGTTATCAGGTAAAACAAGTGAACAAACACTTACCATATTTAACAATGGGAGTAGTGATCTGACGTTTGAGATAAATGTCAGAGATAATTTTGAGTTATTTCTTCTTAATTCAACCGACGATTATTCTATAGTTAGTTCAACTGATCCTTTAGAAGTAGCTAATATACCGGTAACCGACTACAAGAGTTATAGTGGAAATAGTTCATCTACGGGAAAGACATTTCTTCTCGAAAAAAATGAAAAAATTTATGAAGATAAATCGCTGGCGGGAGGATTAAAAATACTATTAATCACGTGCGGCGGTATGCCGAGTGAAATAAAAGATGCGTTACTAAGTTTTCCGGATATTCAGCAGGTTGATATTTTCGATGCATCAGGTTCAACTCCAACTATAAATCAATTACTCCCTTATCACACAGTAATAGCAATGGACAACACTCCATATTCTGATCCCGTCGAGTTGGGTAATATATTGGCTGATTATGTAGATGCCGGAAGAGGACTTATACTAACTGTTGCAACATTTGCTTCTGGATGGGAAATTACGGGACGTCTATTGGAAGATGAGTATTTTCCATTCAACATTGGTTATGGTCCCGTTGGAGGAGCAACACTTGGAACATTTAATCCAACTCATCCGATTATGCAGGGTGTAACATCAGCTTATGGAGATTTACTTGTAGATTTAACGGTTGCTAATGGTGCGGAGTTAGTAGCAAGCTGGGATACTGGATGGCCATTCGTGGCAACCAAGGGAAAAAATGTTGTTGCAGTAAACATATATGTAACAGAACCGGGTTATTGGACTGGTGATATTCCTTTACTTCTTCACAATGCTGCTTTCTGGGCTGGCAGCTGCAGATGGCTTTCTGCTGAGCCTGATAATGGAACGATTACCGCAGGTTCATCAATGGACATAACAATGAAATTTAATGCCGCAGGTTTAACTGGTGGTGAATATAATGCCAATATAAAAATATCCAGTAACGATCCCGTTACACCTGAGCTGATTGTTCCTGCACACTTATCTATTACAGATGCACCTGCAATTTGGACAAATACGGATAATATTAATTTCGGTGAAGTATTCCTTGGAGTATCTGATACATTTTACCTTGAAGTAAGAAACATTGGCTCACAGGACTTACTGATAATAAATTCAGCTATTCAACCAACCGAGTATACGGTATCGCCCGCGTTTGCAGGTATTGATCCGGGAGGGAGTGAAATCTTTACAATATCGTTTCTGCCAACTCAAGCTGGGAACTATCCCGGTACATTAACACTGACTAATAACGATCCATTGTACGACAATTATGTAGTTGACCTGAGCGGACAGGGAGTAGAGCCACCGATAATTGTTGTTTCTCCTGACTCATTGGTAGTCGGTGTGTTACCTGGTTCCACAAGAACAAAAATACTAACTATTAGTAACCAAGGCGAGAGCAATCTTTACTTCAACATTATCGGTGGTTTTAGTTCAACTAATTATGCGTTGCAGTTTGATGGAGTTGATGATCTTGTTGAAGTTCAAGATAATGCTAGTCTTGATATTTCAACTGAATTGACAATTGAAGCGTGGGCAAAGGTTGATTATCAACAATTTTATACAAACCCCGCAATTGTTTGCAAATATATTCATCCAATATCTGGATATTCTCTCAACCTTTTTTCGTATATCAATAATCCAATGACACTAGAGTTCAGAGATCTAAATTCCAATTGGTGTTATGTTTCAAGTTTAACAACAGGACTCAATGATTTTACATGGCACCATTTTGCTGGCACTTTTGACGGGGTGAAATTACGCATATATATAGACGGCATTCTGGATAATACTAGTCCAGATTATGTAACATCCATACTGTCAAATGATCTAAATCTAGCTATAGGCGGCGTCGTAAATATACAACAATGGTTTAATGGATTCATTGATGAAGTAAGAATTTGGAATGTTGCAAGAAGCCAACTCGAAATTCAAAACTCTATGTATAAGCAACTTAATAACATCGAACCAGGACTTGTAGCTTACTGGCAGTTTGATGAAGGAACCGGTACTATTACTTACGATAAAACTGCAAATGCGAACAATGGGACACTTAACGGAGGTGTTCAATGGACGGACGTTGCACCGCTTTTGCAGCCTGGTTGGTTTCTTATGAGTACGGATTCAGGAGTTTGTTTACCACACACATCAATGGATATCGAACTACTGTTTAATGCAACGGAACTTGATACCGGTGATTATTATGCTGCCGTAATTGTAAAAAGTAACGATCCTTTTACACCATCGGTTATAGTTCCGATTCATATGAAAGTTTCAACTTCAGTAGGAGTTGGTGATGGATTGAATACTCCAATGGTTTTCAATCTTGATCAAAATTATCCGAACCCATTCAATCCCAACACAACAATAAAATACTCAATACCTGAATTAAGCAAAGTAAAGTTAACGCTCTTCAATTTGCTGGGTGAAGAGATAACAACTTTAGTTAACGAAGAAAAGGTTGCAGGAAATTATTCGATTGAATTTTCCGCGGCATCATTGCCGAGCGGAGTTTATTTTTACAGAATACAAGCTGGTTCTTTTGTTGACACTAAGAAAATGATTTTAATAAAGTAA
- a CDS encoding T9SS type A sorting domain-containing protein, protein MKTLIQTLFFFILTTQICFGQDFNSNNQQDYKSRKFMMKSHNPNLKSFPEKSFYKQKEDWQYIIDTTWGPGLPLAQKQQIFNMFANSLHNSFDGFNSLGMTIEDWDTLRNYYYSKINSTTSRGRFSAIMNYLCSKLRDGHTYCDDIGVYSTPLNPGVPFFMFSGNIRNVEHFGAVTTILPDSNVMILRVVNNHPLNLVPGDIILGYEGVPWKDLIVELMNAELPNYDWWGAYEGTYTDHLFIGAGMNWHLFDTIDILKYSTGDTVHLSVAPLVNLNVPSMLNNEQIEIPNIPFPNYFNGQYVSYGILNNTNIGYIYVLSETGTGNSNFDQAVASLQNTDALIIDMRWNEGGTTSWSGAFNILANESFPTLEYAMRCSPSDFTLCPNGNVGTCFVNGSQTKYDRPIAVLLGPTCISTGDRNAYRLKYLYNVKTFGKPTWGTPGWDIDFSTSTWYMRHSTGDAFHTNNPGYYLQRREFPIDYPVWHNRDDVAVGKDAVVEKALWWINNLVYPHDNVTDKTYYSPSDDTIHFSTIIENPNSHQLSARAYLKTIEGVLIDSVNLEKQTLNSDSENWIARISKPSFEEIFKIALTVFDETASERFTVPNATRFATSGPVVLDSVTYTKNFGKYFCRPYITNKGDSSLHNISGKLISNDAWVTTINPSTWLIQNLPPDVSTPSVGALIVSVIDTLFPAYFNFEAHIGCDNWPFWEDSILVIVGVEDEISSPTEFLLLQNYPNPFNPSTIISYQLPVSSDVTLKVYDVLGNEIATLVDEYKPSSRYEVEFDAVSLPSGVYFYQLRAGDFIQTRKMILIK, encoded by the coding sequence ATGAAAACTTTAATTCAAACTCTGTTTTTCTTTATACTTACAACGCAGATTTGTTTTGGGCAAGATTTCAATTCAAACAATCAGCAAGATTATAAATCCAGAAAATTTATGATGAAATCTCACAATCCCAATCTCAAATCTTTTCCGGAAAAATCATTTTATAAACAGAAAGAAGATTGGCAATACATAATTGATACTACATGGGGACCCGGCTTACCACTTGCGCAGAAGCAGCAGATATTCAATATGTTCGCCAATAGTCTTCACAATTCTTTTGATGGATTTAATTCTCTCGGAATGACAATTGAGGATTGGGATACATTAAGAAACTATTATTATTCGAAAATAAACTCGACAACAAGTCGGGGAAGATTTTCAGCAATAATGAATTATTTATGTTCTAAGCTAAGAGATGGTCATACTTATTGTGATGATATTGGTGTTTATAGCACCCCATTAAATCCTGGTGTCCCATTTTTTATGTTTAGTGGTAATATTAGGAATGTAGAACATTTTGGAGCCGTGACAACTATTCTACCCGATAGTAATGTTATGATTTTACGTGTTGTCAATAATCATCCGCTCAATCTTGTGCCCGGAGATATTATTCTTGGATATGAAGGAGTTCCCTGGAAGGATTTGATTGTTGAATTAATGAATGCCGAGCTTCCAAATTATGATTGGTGGGGCGCTTATGAAGGTACTTATACAGATCATTTATTCATAGGTGCTGGAATGAATTGGCATTTATTTGATACAATTGATATACTGAAATACTCAACTGGTGATACGGTACATTTATCAGTCGCACCCTTAGTGAATCTGAACGTCCCCTCGATGTTAAATAATGAGCAAATAGAAATTCCAAACATTCCATTCCCGAATTATTTCAATGGTCAATATGTAAGCTATGGAATCCTGAATAACACAAATATTGGTTATATCTATGTGCTATCAGAAACTGGTACAGGCAATTCAAATTTTGACCAAGCTGTTGCTTCATTGCAGAATACCGATGCGCTAATAATTGATATGCGATGGAATGAAGGTGGTACAACAAGTTGGTCAGGAGCTTTTAACATTTTAGCGAATGAGAGTTTCCCTACTCTTGAATATGCTATGCGATGCAGTCCTTCAGACTTTACGTTGTGTCCGAACGGCAATGTAGGCACTTGTTTTGTAAATGGATCACAAACAAAATATGACAGACCAATAGCAGTATTATTAGGTCCAACTTGTATAAGCACAGGTGATCGAAATGCTTACAGATTAAAATACTTGTATAATGTAAAAACATTTGGGAAACCAACTTGGGGAACTCCTGGTTGGGATATCGACTTTAGTACCAGTACTTGGTATATGAGGCACTCTACTGGAGATGCATTTCATACAAATAATCCCGGATATTATTTGCAAAGAAGAGAATTCCCAATTGACTACCCGGTTTGGCATAATCGTGATGATGTTGCCGTAGGTAAAGATGCTGTTGTAGAAAAAGCACTTTGGTGGATAAATAATTTGGTTTATCCGCATGATAATGTAACTGATAAAACTTATTATTCTCCATCGGATGACACGATTCATTTTTCAACAATTATTGAGAATCCGAATTCTCATCAGCTATCAGCACGTGCATATCTCAAAACAATTGAAGGTGTTCTGATTGATTCTGTCAATCTTGAAAAACAAACATTAAACTCAGACAGCGAAAATTGGATAGCACGCATTAGTAAACCAAGTTTTGAGGAAATATTCAAAATAGCCCTCACTGTATTCGATGAAACGGCATCAGAGCGATTCACAGTACCAAATGCAACTCGTTTTGCTACTTCTGGTCCCGTAGTGTTGGATAGCGTTACTTACACAAAGAATTTTGGCAAATACTTCTGTAGACCGTATATAACAAATAAAGGAGATTCCAGTCTCCACAATATTTCAGGTAAGCTTATAAGTAATGATGCTTGGGTAACCACAATAAATCCATCAACCTGGTTGATACAAAATCTACCACCTGATGTTTCTACACCTTCAGTTGGAGCTTTGATAGTGAGCGTGATTGATACCTTATTCCCAGCATACTTCAATTTTGAAGCTCATATTGGCTGCGATAATTGGCCTTTTTGGGAAGATTCGATTTTGGTGATTGTTGGAGTTGAAGATGAAATATCATCGCCAACAGAGTTTTTGCTTTTACAAAATTATCCGAATCCTTTCAACCCAAGCACAATAATCAGTTATCAGTTACCTGTAAGCAGTGATGTAACGCTAAAAGTTTATGATGTCCTTGGGAATGAAATTGCGACACTTGTTGATGAATACAAACCATCAAGCAGGTATGAAGTTGAGTTTGATGCGGTTTCTTTACCAAGTGGTGTTTATTTCTATCAATTAAGAGCAGGTGACTTTATACAAACACGTAAGATGATTTTAATTAAATAA